The Nitrospirota bacterium region AGCTCACCCTGGTTCGGATCGGAGAAGGTTGGCCAGCCCGCACCCTTGTGCCTCTGCCAGAGTTCGAGGAGATCGTTCACAACGTTCCTTGCAAGACATCCATCGCCAGCAACGTGCCCAAGGCCAGCAGGAGAACCCCGGCCAGCCGGTGCAGCCAGGCTGGGGTTCGCCCCCAATACTCCATCAATCGGTCGCGCAAGGGTGCCGAGATGCCCAGAAGCAGCAATCCCTTGACGACCGTGAGCACGCCGAGGGCGGCCCACAGCCAATGCCCTCGCAGAGGAGCCGCCCCCAGGAACAGCAACAACCCGCCCAGGATCATCCCTTGCGCCATGAGCAGACCGCCCAAAGGATCGGCCAATGCCAGCCGCATCCGTTCCTGCCACCAGGCGGGCAGAGCGATCATCGCCACGCCGATCCCGACCCACACCACACTGATGAGTCCGCCCACGAACAACGTCTGGATCATCTCACTCGTTCTCCAGCCAACCCAAGGCCCGCAGCAGGAGCAACGCCAGCGTGCACAAGGCCAGGCCCCAAAACCGGTAATCCACATCCTCCCGTTGCAGGCACCATTCCAATATGTTCTTTTTGAGCCCTTCGGGCCCGAGAGCCAGGAAAGTCCCTTTGACGACCATTGCCAGGCCCGTCACAATCCAGAGCGGCTCATAATGGAGGCCGGCGGCGCCCCAGAGCAGCAGGAGGCCCAGACAGACGGCTACCCCTTCCCAGCGCAAGAGGGTGGGGGACAAGGCCAGCGCCTCCCGCACCCGCGCAATCACGAGGCGGGGCGCTACCAACAGGGCCAGCCCGTCGGCCATCCAAATCCCGGCGATCGCGGCAAGGACGTACTTCATCAAGGCCCCGTGAATGGTGAGTAGTGAATGGTACCGGGAAAGGGAGCGGTCCTGAGCGCATTGACCCCTTCTGTCCGTTCACAATTCACGATTACCTGTTCACTTGTTCTACGGATAGAGCCCGCGCGCCAGATGCGCCTGCGCCACCTTATCAATGCCGCTCATCAGTGCGGCCATGCGCATCGTCACCCCGTGCTGCTGGGAGAATTGCAATGTGCGGTGGAAGGCCGCCGTGATGATCTCATGCAGCCGGTCCCGGATGTCCAGGGAGTTCCAGAAGAACCGCTGCATGTCCTGGACCCATTCGAAATAGGACACGATGACACCGCCCGAATTGGCCAGAATGTCGGGGATAACGAAGACGCCCTTGTCGGTCAGAATCTGATCCGCTTCCAGCGTGGTCGGACCGTTGGCCCCCTCCGCCAGAATCCGGCAGGAGATCTTTGCCGCGTTGGCCTTGGTGATCTGCTCGGAGAGGGCCGCCGGCACCAGCACCGTACAGTCCAGTGCCAAGAGTTCCCGGTTGGTGATGCGGTCGCCCATTGTGCAGGCACTGAGCGTCTGCCCGTTCGCGCGATACCAGGTCAGCAATTCGGGAATGTGCAACCCCTTGGCGTTGTAGAGCCCGCCGCTCACATCGCTGACCGCCACCACCTTGGCGCCGACCTCCGCCATGATGCGGGCCGTGTGGGCCCCCACGTTCCCGAATCCTTGAATCGCCACCGTCGCCTGTTGGATATCCAGTTTCAGGTGTCGCATGGCCTCCAAGGTCACATCCACCACGCCCCGGCCCGTCGCCTCTTCGCGTCCCAAGCTCCCGCCGATGGACAGGGGCTTGCCCGTGACCACCCCCGGCACCGCATAGCCGACCTGCATGCTGTAGGTGTCCATCATCCAGGCCATCACTTGCGCGTCCGTCCCCACGTCCGGCGCCGGCACGTCTTTGTCCGGCCCGATGAGCGGGAAAATCGCGGCGGCGTAGCGCCGGGTGAGTCGCTGCAGTTCCGCGCGGGAGAGCTGCTTGGGGTTGACCCGAACGCCGCCTTTCGCCCCGCCATACGGCAAACCAGTCAATGCACATTTCCAGGTCATCCACATGGCCAATGCCGCCACTTCCCCCAGGTTGACGTCAGGATGGTACCGAACGCCTCCCTTGGACGGACCGCGGGACGAATCGTGTTGCACGCGGTAGCCGGCAAACATCTTGACCGTGCCGTCATCCATCCGCACGGGCACATTCACCAACAGCGACCGTTCCGGAAGTTTCAGCCGCTCGCGAAGATTTTGGTCCAGATGCATCCGTTCGGCCGCCTGATCGAACTGCGCGACCGCCAAACGGAACGTATGATTGTCGAGTTCGTTCACAGCAATCCTCTTCCGCCTCCCACACCAGCCGACAGAACAGCCTCAGCCTGGTCCGGCTCGGTCCAGCCAAGATCGAACAATCGCCCGAAGTGTTCCGCCACCTGCCGCCGGACCAAGGGCATGTCCGCCGACCCGCCGAGCCGCGCGGCCATGGACGTCACCAGGCAACCGGCGATACCGCAAGGCGTGATCCGGCTGAACGGGGTCACATCGACATTCACGTTCAAGGCGAACCCGTGCATGGTGATCCCCTTGTTGATGCGCACGCCGACCGCGGCGATTTTTTCAGCCGGCTCACCGCCAATCCACACGCCCGGCAGCTTCTCCACCCGCCGCCCGGTGATCCCCCAGTCAGCCAGGGTCCGGATCACCACTTCCTCGAGAAGCCCCACGTAGGCTTTGGGGCCGGGACAATGGTCGGTCAGCTTCAGAATCGGATAGCCGACGAGCTGGCCCGGCCCGTGATAGGTCACCGAGCCGCCCCGTTCCACACGATGGACCGGAATCCCCTCGGCAGCAAGGTCCTTCCAATGGTCGTCCTTTCCGGTCCGCCCGACCGTAAACACCGGCTCATGTTCGAGCAACAGCAGGGTGTCGGGACGGCGGTCGGCGGCCCGTTCCTCGACCAGCCGATGTTGCAGGTCCCAGGCTTGGGCATAGTCCAAACGGCCAACATTGAAGAGCGCAGCGGGTGTGGACACGACGACCGCTCCCGTTGAACAAGCTCGTGCAGAACAAGGCGAATCGGGAAATCAGCATAGCACAGCCCCGGGACCCGGACAATCAGGAGCGGGCCGCGAGGCGGTTCCGATGAAAGAGCCCCGGCATCCTTGACCCGCCTCTGGAAAGAGATTACCCTTACGGGCGCAACGCGGCGATCACAGCATCCCGGAGCAAGCATCCTAAATGGACAATTCGAGCGCGATCCTGATTGTGGACGACGAGCCGGACATGCGGGCCCTGCTCAAAGACGTGCTGGAGGAACGGGGCCATCGAGTTCAGGTGGCGTCCAATGGCCGCGAGGCGCTCAAGAAGCTGGCCGAGGAAGAATACTCGGTGGTGCTGACGGACATCCGCATGAAAGAAATGCAAGGAATCGAACTGCTGGCAGAGGTCAAGCGGACGTACCCCGACATCAACGTCATTGTGATGACCGCCTTCGGCTCGGTGGAGAGCGCGATCGAGGCCATGAAACAAGGAGCCTACGACTATCTCACGAAGCCGGTGAAGACAGAAGAACTCATCCTGGTCATGGAAAAAGCCCTGCGCGAGGCCTCCCTGCGGCGCGAAGTCGGCCGGTTGCGGCGCGAGGTGCACAAGGAGTACAGCTTCCACCAGATCCTGGGGAAGAGCAAACCGATGCAGCAGGTCTTCGACCTGATCCGCCGGGTCGCCGACAGCCCCACCAACGTCCTGATCACCGGCGAGAGCGGGACCGGCAAGGAACTGGTTGCCAAGGCCATCCACTACAACAGCGAACGGCGCGACGCCCCCTTCGTGCCGGTGAACTGCGCGGCCATCCCGGAAGCCCTGTTGGAAAGCGAGTTGTTCGGCCACATGAAGGGCGCCTTCACCGACGCCAAGGGGGACAAGCGGGGCCTGTTCGAAGAAGCGCAAAAGGGCACCCTGTTCCTGGACGAGATCAGCGAATTGCCGCTCATGCTCCAGGCCAAGATCCTGCGCGCCATCCAGGAGCGGGAGATCCGGCGGGTCGGCGCCACGAAGTCCATGCCCGTGGACGTCCGCATCATCGCCGCCACGAATCTGCACTTGGCCGAAGAGGTCAAGGCGAAGCGGTTCCGCGAGGACCTCTACTACCGCCTGAACGTCATCGAGATCCACCTACCGCCGTTGCGGGAGCGTCGGGAGGATATCCCCATGCTGGTGGAGGCGTTCCTCAAGAAGTGCGCGGAAGCCAGCCACAAGAACCTGCGCGGCATGAACGAGACCGCCCTGGCGCTCCTCATGGACTATCCCTGGCCGGGCAACGTGCGGGAGCTGGAAAACGTCATCGAGCGGGCCGTCACGCTGGCGCGGGGCGAGAAGATTGTCCCGGACGATCTGCCGCCGGCCATCCAAGGCGCGCGCGGCGACCGAGCGGTCATCGACGAGGCGGCGGAGCACGTCCTGCCGTTGGCCGACGTGGAGAAAGAATACATTCTCCGCATCCTGGAAAAAACCGGCGGCAACAAGTACCAGGCGGCCCAAACCCTGGGCATCGACCGGAAGACCCTCTACCGGAAGCTGGCGGAAATCGAAGAGCGAAACAGGAAGTCGTAAGGAGCCGCGGGAGCATGATCGATGATGAGCTGATCGGCGAAGCCCACCTCCGCCACATCGTCGAGTCGGCGATGGACGCGATCATCACGATCAACGCCGAACAGCGCATCGTCCTGTTCAATCCGGCCGCCCAGCAGATGTTCCGCTGCGCGGCCACGGATGCCCTCGGCCAACCCATCGACCGGTTCATCCCGCAGCGGTTTCGCCCGGCGCACCAGGGCCACATCGAAACCTTCGGCCATACCAGAGTCACCAACCGGCGCATGGGGATGCTGGGCACGGTCACGGGCCTTCGCGCGGACGGGGACGAGTTCCCGGCCGAAGCCTCCATCTCCCAGTTCGACACCTCCACGGGAAAGTTTTTCACCGTCATTCTGCGCGACATCACCCAGCGCAAGCGAGCCGAGGCCGCGCTCCAGGAAAGCGAAGCCCGGTTCAAAGCCTTCATGGACAACAGCCCTACGATCGCGTTCCTGAAAGACACCCAAGGACACTACGTCTACGTCAACCGCCCGTTCGAGATGCACCTGAATAAGCCTGCCGCCCACGTGCTCGGCAAATCGGTCTTTGAAGTCTGGCCGTCAGACATCGCGCACAAGCTGCACGATCATGACGCCAAGACACTCGTCGCAGACACCACCATCGAGCATGTCGAGGTCATTCCCGATGCGAAGGGAGAACTCCGTCAGTGGCTGGTGCTGAAGTTTCCCTTCAGAGATTCGTCAGGAACACGCTATGTCGGCGGAGTGGGCCTCGACATCACGCATCGCAAGGACCTGGAGGAACAGCTTCGCCAGACCGAGCGGCTGGCCGAGCTGGGCACCCTGGCCTCCGGCATGGCCCATGAGATCGGCACGCCCATGAACGTGATCCTGGGCCGAGCCGAGTTCCTGATGCGGAAGACCCAGGAGGAGCAGACCAAGAAGGGGTTGGAAACCATCGTCGCGCAGGTGGAGCGGATCACGAAGCTCATGAACCAATTGCTGACCTTCGCCCGGCGGCGCCCGAGCGAGCGGCGCGCGATGGATCTGCGGACC contains the following coding sequences:
- the lipB gene encoding lipoyl(octanoyl) transferase LipB; amino-acid sequence: MSTPAALFNVGRLDYAQAWDLQHRLVEERAADRRPDTLLLLEHEPVFTVGRTGKDDHWKDLAAEGIPVHRVERGGSVTYHGPGQLVGYPILKLTDHCPGPKAYVGLLEEVVIRTLADWGITGRRVEKLPGVWIGGEPAEKIAAVGVRINKGITMHGFALNVNVDVTPFSRITPCGIAGCLVTSMAARLGGSADMPLVRRQVAEHFGRLFDLGWTEPDQAEAVLSAGVGGGRGLL
- a CDS encoding Glu/Leu/Phe/Val dehydrogenase, whose amino-acid sequence is MHLDQNLRERLKLPERSLLVNVPVRMDDGTVKMFAGYRVQHDSSRGPSKGGVRYHPDVNLGEVAALAMWMTWKCALTGLPYGGAKGGVRVNPKQLSRAELQRLTRRYAAAIFPLIGPDKDVPAPDVGTDAQVMAWMMDTYSMQVGYAVPGVVTGKPLSIGGSLGREEATGRGVVDVTLEAMRHLKLDIQQATVAIQGFGNVGAHTARIMAEVGAKVVAVSDVSGGLYNAKGLHIPELLTWYRANGQTLSACTMGDRITNRELLALDCTVLVPAALSEQITKANAAKISCRILAEGANGPTTLEADQILTDKGVFVIPDILANSGGVIVSYFEWVQDMQRFFWNSLDIRDRLHEIITAAFHRTLQFSQQHGVTMRMAALMSGIDKVAQAHLARGLYP
- a CDS encoding PAS domain S-box protein; translation: MIDDELIGEAHLRHIVESAMDAIITINAEQRIVLFNPAAQQMFRCAATDALGQPIDRFIPQRFRPAHQGHIETFGHTRVTNRRMGMLGTVTGLRADGDEFPAEASISQFDTSTGKFFTVILRDITQRKRAEAALQESEARFKAFMDNSPTIAFLKDTQGHYVYVNRPFEMHLNKPAAHVLGKSVFEVWPSDIAHKLHDHDAKTLVADTTIEHVEVIPDAKGELRQWLVLKFPFRDSSGTRYVGGVGLDITHRKDLEEQLRQTERLAELGTLASGMAHEIGTPMNVILGRAEFLMRKTQEEQTKKGLETIVAQVERITKLMNQLLTFARRRPSERRAMDLRTTVETCLEILSERLARHHVKVDTTIPLDLPPVHADQDQMSQVFLNLFINAVHAMPEGGQLRIAAEPTGNHVTVTVADTGHGIPAEYLTKIFTPFFTTKEVGKGTGLGLTVVHGILQEHGGSITVESQKDQGTAFTLMLPVSPSQ
- a CDS encoding sigma-54-dependent Fis family transcriptional regulator; its protein translation is MDNSSAILIVDDEPDMRALLKDVLEERGHRVQVASNGREALKKLAEEEYSVVLTDIRMKEMQGIELLAEVKRTYPDINVIVMTAFGSVESAIEAMKQGAYDYLTKPVKTEELILVMEKALREASLRREVGRLRREVHKEYSFHQILGKSKPMQQVFDLIRRVADSPTNVLITGESGTGKELVAKAIHYNSERRDAPFVPVNCAAIPEALLESELFGHMKGAFTDAKGDKRGLFEEAQKGTLFLDEISELPLMLQAKILRAIQEREIRRVGATKSMPVDVRIIAATNLHLAEEVKAKRFREDLYYRLNVIEIHLPPLRERREDIPMLVEAFLKKCAEASHKNLRGMNETALALLMDYPWPGNVRELENVIERAVTLARGEKIVPDDLPPAIQGARGDRAVIDEAAEHVLPLADVEKEYILRILEKTGGNKYQAAQTLGIDRKTLYRKLAEIEERNRKS